TTCAGTTGCCCAGATACCAACACCTTCTATTAACATGAATCTAAGGTCAGCTGAAGATATGCACTTGATAAcacagttcatttattttaaataagatGACAACCTTTAGTGTTTCACTCTCCTCAATTAAATCCATTTAAACCTGGAGGCCTTAAGACACAGTATGGTTTATACACAGGAGTATGCATCCATGTAACAGGTGTGAAATGTCCTCAGTACCTCTCTTCCCTGCAGCACACCACGCATCATCCTGCCTTTACTCCAGAAACATGTGTTTGCATGACTGTGGCGGTTGTAAAACTGAAGGTGCTGAAGAGCTGTGCTTTCCTCAATTCTACTTCAGGCTGAAGATTCTTCGCTTTTCAGAAAATCACCCCATGAGCCAAGTGACACACATCCAGGTCCAAGTTCAGCTCCAGACAGTTCTGCCTTCTTTGGTCATCCTCTTGCTATTCGACAGGTTCTCTTTTAATCGGGCTTTAATCTATAAGATGAGTCTTTGGCCCAGGATTTTGCGGTTGATTTCAGCCAAggccacagaaaacacaaaggccTTCTCATCAGAAAGACTTGCATAGATGTCCACTTCcttctcttgtttctctgtgaacacaataaaaacacagtccATGACAGAAATACCATTTtagaaatacattatttaaCAATGGATGCAAAGTGCACTGAAATTCACACCCCTTCTTCTCTGTTGATTTACACTGGAACAATGACATGGCACACATGTCACATGAAACTGCACAACCTGGGCCTTCGAACCATACCTGGCATTTACCTGTGTGCTCATGTGGATTTAAAGAGGGCCTGATCAGGAGTATTCAATGTTACAGAAGTGACTTATGTGAGTCCAGGTACTATAGCATCATGAAATACATAGACTAACAGCTCGCACAGATGCCACCTTGGTTGAGTCTTAGTTGGGTCCATGTCCCCTCTATggggggaggagtttatgacctgtactgcagccagccaccagggggtgatAAAGATGTTTTGGcctcacttttggggagctctcatcTCATCCATGTTTATGCACAATCAGTGCTTCCAAAGTAAGTGATGGTGGACAAAATCTACAGTTCTCATCctgcacaaaaataaactcCAGAAGCTCCTCTGAAGCTGATACGATGATTCAGCAGTCGGGATTACACAAACCAAGAGGTATTTCACTGCTAAAGTCTGAAGACATACAGGCAAAGCTACAGGTGAATACAAAGACCggtaaaacacaaaacagtcagcAAACATGTTAAGTGTCAGCTGCATTAAGAGGAAATGGCAGCTTTCATAGTGGAAAAAACAGGAAGCTTTGCTGTTACTGTTGTTGCACATGAAGTGTGTGGACATGGCCTTCAATGAtaaagtgaaagtaaaacatTGTTAAATAACCTGTCTGAAAACAGGATCCGCTACTGACATGAGAGTCAAATGAACAAGACGGGTGAGTTGGTCTCACCTCTTGTctcaaacaaaaagacattaaattACTGTCGTTTTGATGTGTGTTCCATTCAATACACATTACAAGAGACCTGAAACTGAAAGATCGCTTATTTtacctttctcctcctcttgtttcttcagCCCCACTGTTTTGGGTCTCCCCCTTCCCCTCCGGATGGGATCTGACTGGCTGTTGGCCCGCGATCTTCTCCTGTTCTCCATGTCACTGGTTAAAGAAGAGTCGATCCTCTCTCTGCGAATGCgctctgttctcctcctctttaaGTCCAGCTTGTCTGGAGCAGAAAATgtggagaataaaaaaaaaaaaaaaaacatatcagcGTAATTTGTATATTAAAACTGGTTCCAAATTGACGTCTTTggtctgaaaaacagccaagcCAAGGCAAAAATTGTAGGCAAAATTAAGAATGAGGTCAACTTGCTGTGTCAGAGCCACAAAAGTGGTGCTAAGTGTGGATGAGATGGACACAGCTGTGCAGGTTGTTGTAAGAATGATTTCTTTAATCAAAGGAAAACTGTTACCTGCTCCAAGCACTAGAACAGTTTGGACATGTGGACTCAAAATGGGGGCCGATGGGTAATGGGTTATTTTGCCCTACCAACTGGTAAgggcaaaataaaataataaactccTCTGAGTCCGACTGTAGGCAGCGTGTGATTATTATGCCTGAGCCCCTGCTAGACTAATATTCATTATATTTCAATAGATCAGTATCATCAGATGAAAGTATTCAACATTTACCAAAACATGGCATTGTTGTGCACAACTGGTGTAACtaaaaatacagacacaaattATAAAGACATAATTAATCAGAAACTAAAAATAACACAGGTAATAAATaagcataaaataaatagataactaatagtcaaataaaaatattaggGGTTTATAAATATATTGAAGGAACATTTGAGTAtcacaaatatgttttgttaACATACAAGGATTTGTAGCTGTGGTTCATTTTGAGAGGTGTTGTGTTTAACCCCTGACCATGAGATGAAGAGCTGTCTCCAGCCATTTGACTCCAACGTAACAACAACTGAGGCAGGAGGAAGTCATGGAAATAGCTACAGTGtacacacaaagaacacaggCTTGTGAAACTATATATCACTGTGCTTACAGTAT
The Scatophagus argus isolate fScaArg1 chromosome 1, fScaArg1.pri, whole genome shotgun sequence DNA segment above includes these coding regions:
- the c1h16orf87 gene encoding UPF0547 protein C16orf87 homolog isoform X2, yielding MSVSLFKIPVACKSCTCGYVFISRKLLNAKLNERSSPALADKLDLKRRRTERIRRERIDSSLTSDMENRRRSRANSQSDPIRRGRGRPKTVGLKKQEEEKEKQEKEVDIYASLSDEKAFVFSVALAEINRKILGQRLIL
- the c1h16orf87 gene encoding UPF0547 protein C16orf87 homolog isoform X3; amino-acid sequence: MSANKTKKVKMATKSCPECDQQIPVACKSCTCGYVFISRKLLNAKLNERSSPALADKLDLKRRRTERIRRERIDSSLTSDMENRRRSRANSQSDPIRRGRGRPKTVGLKKQEEEKEKQEKEVDIYASLSDEKAFVFSVALAEINRKILGQRLIL